Proteins encoded within one genomic window of Nitrospina gracilis 3/211:
- a CDS encoding TRAP transporter TatT component family protein — MAHSSVVEAAPCTLYQGEAGWDAVQRAKIELVKHFQYQPLTHRDFCQLAHLDYKLAQWEPQVKAEHLKRCLDNVDKAIDHNPQAGIAYFLRGLCLGRQGQMQGLWASLNIIDPVRTNMERARQLDPGLDGGGPDRALGRMLYELPFFLGGDLEKSIKHLETAVQLGPDNWENHYYLAQSYLADRRYREAQRELQDALRLAGTVNEEPQMEDHRRHIRELLREVERRLD; from the coding sequence GTGGCCCATTCCTCCGTGGTGGAAGCCGCGCCGTGCACCCTGTACCAGGGCGAGGCGGGATGGGATGCGGTTCAGCGCGCCAAGATCGAACTGGTGAAACACTTTCAGTACCAGCCGCTGACGCACCGCGACTTCTGCCAGCTCGCCCACCTCGATTACAAGCTGGCGCAGTGGGAGCCGCAGGTGAAAGCCGAGCACCTGAAGCGGTGCCTGGATAACGTGGACAAGGCCATCGACCACAACCCGCAGGCGGGCATCGCCTACTTCCTGCGCGGCCTGTGCCTGGGAAGGCAGGGGCAGATGCAGGGACTGTGGGCCAGCCTGAACATCATTGATCCCGTCCGCACCAACATGGAACGCGCGCGGCAACTGGACCCGGGCCTCGACGGCGGCGGACCCGACCGCGCGCTCGGCCGCATGCTTTACGAATTGCCTTTCTTTTTGGGCGGCGATCTGGAAAAATCCATAAAGCATCTGGAAACCGCCGTCCAGCTGGGACCGGACAACTGGGAAAACCATTACTACCTGGCCCAGTCGTATTTGGCCGACCGCCGGTACCGCGAGGCACAGCGGGAACTTCAGGATGCCCTCCGGTTGGCCGGGACCGTGAACGAGGAACCCCAGATGGAGGACCACCGCCGGCACATCCGCGAACTTCTGCGCGAAGTCGAGCGCCGCTTGGACTGA
- the recN gene encoding DNA repair protein RecN, with translation MLQELRITNFAIIDNLTVTFGPGLNILTGETGAGKSIIIDALNLILGGRADTDSIRSSESSATVEAVLAVDDPATLDAIRELGIEVEDNEVLIKRLITLEGKNRTYLNNSPLTVSALATVGQRLVDIHGQHDHQSLLHAEHHVGLLDRYGKLGKEKSAYQEAWSAYRKKVEQLNHLLNHQSDRLQRQDLLQFQVKEIDDAALSVGEDEELRAEKHKLNHAEKLNAALEQVLAMLSDSDGSVMDLLGRIDRELGKLPEIDPALEPQAVRAGNAFIEAQELEAELRDYVKRIDFSPSRLEEIEDRLAEINGLKRKYGNDIAVILEHRRKIGEELESLSLGEEAVDGLKKEIAEHQKDVAKLAVDLAKKREQAADTLQKAVEKELKDLSMKHVRFGVRFDYEPDADGFTTYNKKTVKAHADGIGSVEFLFSPNLGEALKPLARIASGGELSRVMLALKSILNEQDDIPILVFDEVDAGIGGKVAEKVGVKLKKIAATKQVFCITHLPQIAGMATAHFRVHKSVAGKRTRSTITELSYDERVEEIARMSGGETITDATLQYAREMIQSAPTGKSRAS, from the coding sequence ATGTTGCAGGAACTGAGAATCACCAACTTCGCCATCATCGACAACCTGACGGTGACGTTCGGCCCCGGTCTCAACATCCTCACCGGTGAAACCGGCGCCGGCAAATCCATAATCATCGACGCACTGAATTTGATCCTGGGCGGACGCGCCGACACCGACAGCATCCGCTCGTCGGAATCCTCCGCCACCGTCGAAGCCGTGCTTGCGGTGGACGACCCGGCGACGCTCGACGCCATCCGCGAACTCGGCATCGAAGTCGAGGACAACGAAGTCCTCATCAAACGCCTCATCACCCTTGAAGGCAAAAACCGCACCTACCTCAACAACAGCCCGCTCACCGTCTCCGCGCTGGCGACCGTCGGCCAGCGGCTGGTGGACATCCACGGCCAGCACGATCACCAATCCCTGTTGCACGCGGAGCACCATGTCGGCCTGCTCGACCGCTACGGCAAGCTCGGTAAGGAAAAGTCTGCGTACCAGGAAGCGTGGAGCGCGTACCGCAAGAAGGTCGAACAACTCAACCACCTGCTCAATCATCAAAGCGACCGCCTGCAACGGCAAGACCTCCTTCAGTTCCAGGTGAAGGAAATCGACGACGCGGCGTTGAGCGTGGGAGAGGACGAAGAACTGCGTGCGGAAAAACACAAACTCAATCACGCAGAAAAACTGAACGCGGCACTCGAACAGGTGCTCGCCATGCTGAGTGATTCCGATGGCTCCGTGATGGATCTGCTGGGGCGCATCGACCGCGAGCTGGGCAAGCTGCCGGAGATCGACCCGGCGCTGGAGCCGCAGGCGGTGCGCGCGGGCAACGCTTTCATCGAGGCGCAGGAACTGGAAGCGGAACTCCGCGACTACGTGAAGCGCATCGACTTCAGCCCGTCACGGCTGGAGGAGATCGAGGACCGGCTGGCGGAGATCAACGGTCTCAAGCGCAAGTACGGCAACGACATCGCCGTGATCCTCGAACACCGCCGGAAAATCGGGGAAGAACTGGAGTCGCTGTCGCTGGGCGAGGAAGCGGTTGACGGTCTCAAAAAAGAAATCGCCGAACACCAGAAGGACGTGGCCAAACTCGCCGTGGACCTGGCGAAGAAACGCGAGCAGGCGGCGGACACGTTGCAGAAGGCGGTGGAAAAGGAACTGAAAGACCTCAGCATGAAACACGTGCGGTTCGGCGTGCGCTTCGATTATGAACCCGATGCGGACGGGTTCACCACGTACAACAAGAAGACGGTGAAGGCACACGCCGACGGCATTGGCTCCGTCGAGTTCCTGTTCTCGCCCAACCTGGGCGAGGCGTTGAAGCCGCTGGCGCGCATCGCGTCGGGTGGCGAGTTGTCGCGCGTGATGCTGGCGTTGAAGTCGATTTTGAACGAGCAGGACGACATCCCCATCCTCGTGTTCGACGAGGTCGATGCGGGCATCGGCGGCAAGGTGGCGGAGAAGGTGGGCGTGAAGCTCAAGAAGATCGCCGCCACGAAGCAGGTGTTCTGCATCACCCACCTGCCACAGATCGCGGGCATGGCCACGGCGCATTTCCGCGTGCACAAAAGCGTCGCGGGCAAACGCACGCGCTCGACCATCACCGAACTTTCTTATGATGAACGCGTGGAGGAAATCGCGCGCATGTCCGGCGGCGAGACCATCACCGACGCCACCCTCCAGTACGCCCGGGAGATGATCCAGTCCGCCCCCACCGGAAAATCCAGAGCAAGTTAG
- a CDS encoding tetratricopeptide repeat protein produces the protein MTNLDTILSIIVGILIFGAAVYVFRTRKYEPPPDREQPPWEVPLQPGKPEPQFSAEDRKFFEEVLGVDVDEHREFLRPLAELEETQGVHFRDLYATNEDLARNFWEGVAHSYFEEKHFNQAAESYLKSLGFHLKHSTEETAETAQLRCNLGIALTETGRSGEAIHQFEKSLSFNNEHGGNNREVIAALLHNLGWAWETEGDNAKALDYYGRSLALCEEIGDEDGVENLKPKIQALQHEK, from the coding sequence ATGACCAACCTCGACACCATCCTTTCCATCATTGTCGGCATCCTCATTTTCGGTGCGGCGGTGTATGTTTTCCGCACGCGCAAGTACGAGCCGCCACCGGACCGCGAACAGCCGCCGTGGGAGGTTCCCCTACAGCCGGGAAAACCGGAGCCGCAGTTCTCCGCCGAAGACCGCAAATTTTTTGAGGAAGTGCTGGGCGTGGACGTGGACGAACACCGGGAGTTCTTACGGCCGCTTGCCGAGCTGGAAGAAACGCAGGGCGTGCATTTCCGCGACCTGTATGCGACCAATGAGGACCTCGCACGCAACTTCTGGGAAGGGGTGGCGCATTCGTACTTCGAGGAAAAGCACTTCAATCAGGCCGCCGAATCCTATCTCAAATCGCTCGGCTTTCACCTCAAACACTCTACAGAAGAGACGGCCGAAACGGCGCAGTTGCGCTGCAACCTCGGCATCGCGCTCACTGAAACCGGGCGCAGTGGCGAGGCCATCCACCAGTTCGAAAAATCCCTCTCCTTCAACAACGAACACGGCGGGAACAACCGCGAAGTCATCGCCGCCCTGCTGCACAACCTCGGCTGGGCGTGGGAGACGGAAGGTGACAACGCCAAAGCGCTCGATTACTATGGGCGCTCGCTCGCACTGTGCGAAGAAATCGGCGACGAAGACGGCGTCGAAAACCTCAAGCCTAAAATCCAGGCCCTCCAGCACGAAAAATAG
- a CDS encoding histidine kinase dimerization/phospho-acceptor domain-containing protein produces the protein MKLGQKLILFIFLMGLGIGVVGYFLFNHSQGAFKEQIGTEAYNLTRNSMEILEKLLRMRIEAVQELASDQTILKDIEKSNRFFQKMDNRQTFIEEIDRAWAKWERHSFIDQVVDNALSYTLFLKTRFFWKKNGHRVFNKMMAVNRFGTVVAAWPNPSDYYQADEEWYKNGLNAPKVWLDKVKFDSSTKRETLPVIAKIPNLAYTLGYKMEGLLKAGIDLEEIRKNLDHIQQDSQYKSFQYYLVDERGHLILSGLNSSGVASDNNQNNRLSFGTDLSEWEPVKRVLMGEKGGYLYENTSQRRELVGYVHSLGYLGFDGLDWALVLKLDTEEVLAPLFELKQFLHWMFGSSVLVFLVLGGLFVRSITRPVSDLMQRTRSLGDGNWNVKVAMDTKDEIGELSRSVQNMAIRIRDHAVELENRVRERTKELREAKESAEQASRAKSTFISNMSHEIRTPLNAILGYAQILRRVKTLDQAQMDKMQGIYRSGNHLLGLLNDILDISKIEADKLKFVEQDFNLSDLVIDLKQIYQLQCYEKDLEFVVEGLDLDERFLVRGDQGRLRQVLMNLLGNAAKFTDEGRVVLKVQALENQQFFSRWRTPDRVSQPINRKRFSIPLNRMSRYPGVVPDWDCPSASGLLS, from the coding sequence ATGAAACTGGGGCAAAAACTCATTCTGTTTATTTTTTTGATGGGTCTCGGCATTGGAGTTGTCGGGTATTTTCTGTTCAATCATTCCCAGGGTGCCTTCAAAGAGCAAATCGGCACAGAAGCGTACAACCTCACCCGCAATTCCATGGAGATCCTGGAAAAACTCCTGAGGATGCGCATCGAAGCGGTCCAGGAGCTGGCCAGTGACCAAACGATTCTGAAAGATATCGAGAAGTCCAACCGGTTTTTCCAAAAGATGGACAACCGCCAGACGTTCATCGAGGAAATCGATCGCGCCTGGGCCAAGTGGGAGCGGCATTCCTTCATCGACCAGGTGGTGGACAACGCTCTTTCCTACACCCTGTTTCTCAAAACCCGTTTCTTCTGGAAGAAAAACGGCCACCGGGTGTTCAATAAAATGATGGCGGTCAACCGGTTTGGTACGGTTGTCGCCGCCTGGCCCAATCCAAGTGATTATTACCAGGCCGATGAGGAATGGTATAAAAACGGCCTGAATGCTCCCAAGGTCTGGCTGGATAAAGTGAAATTCGATTCCAGCACGAAGCGGGAGACCCTCCCTGTCATCGCCAAAATCCCAAATCTGGCCTACACCCTGGGTTACAAAATGGAAGGCCTGCTCAAGGCGGGGATCGATCTCGAGGAAATCCGGAAAAACCTCGACCATATCCAGCAGGATTCCCAGTACAAAAGTTTTCAGTACTACCTGGTAGACGAAAGGGGCCACCTGATTTTAAGCGGCCTCAACAGTTCCGGCGTCGCTTCCGATAACAACCAGAATAACCGGTTGTCTTTTGGAACGGACCTGTCGGAATGGGAACCGGTCAAGCGGGTCCTGATGGGTGAGAAGGGGGGATACCTTTACGAAAACACCAGCCAGAGGCGGGAACTGGTCGGTTATGTTCACTCCCTGGGTTACCTCGGGTTCGATGGCCTCGACTGGGCCCTTGTCCTGAAACTCGATACCGAGGAAGTTTTGGCTCCGTTGTTTGAACTCAAGCAATTTTTGCACTGGATGTTCGGCAGCAGCGTGCTGGTGTTTCTGGTTCTCGGTGGGCTTTTTGTCCGATCCATCACCCGGCCGGTCTCCGACCTGATGCAACGAACGCGGTCGCTCGGGGACGGCAACTGGAATGTGAAGGTTGCCATGGATACCAAGGACGAGATCGGTGAATTGTCCCGGTCGGTGCAAAATATGGCGATTCGCATTCGGGACCATGCGGTCGAACTGGAAAACCGGGTGAGGGAGAGGACCAAGGAACTGCGTGAGGCAAAGGAGAGCGCAGAACAGGCCAGCCGGGCCAAAAGCACGTTTATATCCAACATGAGCCACGAAATCCGCACCCCGTTGAACGCCATACTGGGCTACGCCCAGATCCTGCGCCGTGTCAAAACCCTGGACCAGGCGCAGATGGATAAAATGCAGGGCATTTACCGTTCCGGCAACCACCTGCTGGGGTTGCTCAACGACATCCTTGATATCTCCAAAATCGAAGCGGACAAGCTGAAATTTGTCGAACAGGATTTCAATCTGAGCGACCTCGTGATTGACCTCAAGCAAATCTACCAGTTGCAGTGCTATGAAAAGGACCTGGAGTTTGTTGTGGAGGGTCTCGATCTCGATGAACGGTTTCTGGTGCGTGGCGATCAGGGCAGGCTCCGTCAGGTTTTAATGAACCTGTTGGGCAATGCGGCCAAGTTCACCGACGAGGGCCGCGTCGTTTTAAAGGTCCAGGCATTGGAAAACCAGCAATTTTTTTCGAGGTGGAGGACACCGGACCGGGTATCCCAACCGATAAACAGGAAACGATTTTCGATCCCTTTGAACAGGATGAGTCGATATCCCGGGGTGGTACCGGACTGGGACTGTCCATCTGCAAGCGGCTTGTTGAGCTGA
- a CDS encoding response regulator encodes MFDPFEQDESISRGGTGLGLSICKRLVELMSGELKMDSRPGEGSRFYFTLTLPPAEGAVPIKDHRLKWATRLADGFDVKALVVDDNVSNIEILVDMLKPLGIDARPAEGGADALRLLKDWKPDIVLMDYRMPEMNGVEASIQIQERFGRDSMKIIIVTASPFEALSKVCFEAGIHGVLKKPVERDELLGVLKNHLNVEYVYEDPTEKKDSQQSGKKDFDPATLGIPDELHAKISKSARLGILSQLEVHLDELEHLNAEAAEWAHKLKEHARHFEIKKLRDELKKLIVPKD; translated from the coding sequence ATTTTCGATCCCTTTGAACAGGATGAGTCGATATCCCGGGGTGGTACCGGACTGGGACTGTCCATCTGCAAGCGGCTTGTTGAGCTGATGAGCGGGGAGTTGAAAATGGATTCCAGGCCGGGCGAAGGATCGCGATTTTACTTCACCCTCACGCTGCCCCCGGCGGAGGGAGCTGTGCCCATTAAGGACCACCGTTTGAAATGGGCGACCCGCCTCGCCGACGGTTTTGACGTCAAGGCCCTGGTGGTGGACGACAATGTATCCAACATCGAGATCCTGGTGGATATGCTCAAACCCCTTGGCATCGACGCCCGGCCTGCAGAGGGCGGAGCCGACGCACTTCGTCTGCTTAAAGACTGGAAGCCGGACATCGTTTTAATGGACTACCGCATGCCGGAGATGAACGGCGTGGAGGCCTCCATCCAGATCCAGGAACGTTTCGGCAGGGACTCCATGAAAATCATCATTGTCACCGCCTCCCCGTTTGAGGCGTTGAGCAAAGTATGCTTCGAAGCCGGCATCCACGGTGTGCTGAAAAAACCCGTGGAGCGGGATGAATTGCTGGGGGTGTTGAAGAATCATTTGAATGTGGAGTACGTTTACGAGGACCCCACAGAGAAAAAGGACAGCCAGCAAAGCGGAAAAAAGGATTTCGACCCCGCCACTCTGGGCATACCGGACGAGTTGCATGCGAAAATCAGCAAGAGCGCCCGCCTGGGCATTCTTTCCCAGCTGGAGGTTCATCTGGATGAGCTGGAGCATTTGAATGCGGAGGCGGCCGAATGGGCTCACAAGCTGAAGGAACATGCCCGTCATTTTGAAATAAAAAAACTCCGGGACGAACTGAAAAAATTGATTGTCCCGAAAGATTAG
- a CDS encoding MerR family transcriptional regulator, whose protein sequence is MDSFRIDHVAKLTGLSKHVIRSWEKRFGILEPKRGENRYRAYDQEDVDLLIYLNEQIGQGYSIGELAAAGRGELLRRMRAAQKKDRERSSAAHDRILDDLVNSLSPFQRQQFDRRFNEAVALLPFEEVFFKILIPLQHRVGDMWADGIVGVGVEHFVTQQVRQKFMAVLNHLRTSEDGPKIVVVCPPEELHEMGAQTAAYLCALHGCHPHYLGAQLPVKELAAFCTLVHPNLVLLSASNQMSDDEAKALAREYQEQVLPNCPMWAGGQAMKTARSHFEAVGIDVLDDMDHLESRLKRIAQFLHPPTIKTDTEKSE, encoded by the coding sequence ATGGACAGCTTTCGAATCGATCATGTTGCTAAATTGACGGGACTTTCCAAGCACGTCATCCGTTCCTGGGAAAAGCGGTTCGGTATCCTGGAGCCCAAACGGGGCGAGAACCGTTACCGGGCTTACGACCAGGAAGACGTGGATTTGTTGATCTACCTCAATGAGCAGATCGGGCAGGGATACAGCATCGGTGAGCTGGCGGCGGCAGGCCGGGGGGAGTTGTTACGCCGCATGCGTGCCGCGCAGAAGAAGGATCGGGAACGTTCCAGCGCCGCCCACGACCGCATTCTGGACGACCTGGTAAACAGCCTGTCTCCGTTTCAGCGCCAGCAGTTCGATCGCCGTTTCAATGAAGCGGTGGCCCTGCTGCCCTTCGAAGAAGTGTTCTTCAAAATCCTGATCCCCTTACAGCACCGGGTGGGGGACATGTGGGCGGACGGGATCGTGGGGGTGGGCGTGGAGCACTTTGTCACCCAGCAGGTGCGCCAGAAGTTCATGGCCGTGCTCAATCACCTGCGAACCAGCGAAGACGGGCCGAAGATCGTCGTCGTCTGTCCGCCGGAGGAACTGCACGAGATGGGGGCCCAGACCGCGGCTTACCTGTGCGCCCTGCACGGCTGTCACCCGCATTACCTGGGTGCGCAGTTGCCGGTCAAGGAACTGGCCGCGTTCTGCACACTGGTGCATCCCAATCTCGTCCTGCTATCCGCCAGCAACCAGATGAGCGACGACGAGGCCAAAGCGCTGGCGCGGGAATACCAGGAGCAGGTCCTGCCGAATTGCCCCATGTGGGCCGGAGGGCAGGCCATGAAAACAGCGCGCTCCCATTTCGAAGCGGTGGGCATTGACGTGCTCGACGACATGGATCACCTTGAAAGCCGGTTGAAACGCATCGCCCAGTTTCTTCACCCTCCCACAATCAAAACCGATACGGAGAAATCCGAATAG
- a CDS encoding formylglycine-generating enzyme family protein, giving the protein MRSYKRAVLAMVMAGLVGAGASGSGVAGESIEIPEAMVLVPGGPFVMGVDREPQPPKPNMSAAQKLRYRVSREAFHDEGPAHQVILDPYYFDKYEVSNRQYADFLKATGHPAPAYWDDHKRNQPDQPVSGVNWHDADAFCRWSNKRLPTEAEWENAARGPEGLKYPWGNKLDATKANFGRKKEFTANVGDYPGGKSPYGAYNMAGNVFEWVSDWYDPHYYKSKDNMMNPEGPVEGVMLGSTGTYVDRLTTGKKKVIRGGSWYAPAESTTTTHRFWNDPMNNSYGVGLGFRCARTVESEGVMQARTFYMEALIQMGAEKYGKAMHSIGRAIKMDPQNEEYRTLEGMIKKQVN; this is encoded by the coding sequence ATGCGTTCTTATAAAAGAGCAGTTTTGGCGATGGTGATGGCCGGATTGGTTGGGGCGGGGGCCTCTGGATCCGGGGTTGCGGGCGAGTCGATTGAAATTCCGGAAGCCATGGTCCTGGTCCCGGGTGGTCCGTTTGTGATGGGGGTGGACCGGGAGCCGCAACCCCCGAAGCCCAATATGTCCGCGGCGCAGAAATTGAGGTACCGGGTTTCCCGTGAAGCGTTTCACGATGAAGGTCCGGCGCACCAGGTGATTCTCGATCCTTACTACTTCGACAAGTATGAAGTGTCGAACCGCCAGTATGCCGATTTCCTGAAAGCCACCGGACACCCGGCTCCGGCTTACTGGGACGACCACAAGCGCAACCAGCCGGACCAGCCGGTGAGCGGCGTGAACTGGCATGATGCCGATGCATTCTGCCGCTGGTCGAACAAGCGCCTGCCCACGGAAGCGGAGTGGGAAAATGCCGCGCGCGGGCCGGAGGGTTTGAAGTATCCCTGGGGCAACAAGCTGGATGCCACCAAGGCTAACTTCGGACGTAAAAAGGAGTTCACCGCCAACGTGGGGGACTACCCGGGAGGCAAAAGCCCTTACGGAGCGTACAACATGGCGGGAAACGTCTTCGAATGGGTCTCGGACTGGTATGACCCGCACTACTACAAAAGCAAGGACAACATGATGAATCCGGAGGGGCCGGTCGAAGGCGTCATGCTGGGTTCCACGGGGACCTATGTCGACCGCCTGACCACCGGAAAGAAAAAAGTCATTCGCGGTGGTTCCTGGTACGCCCCGGCGGAAAGCACGACCACGACGCACCGGTTCTGGAACGATCCGATGAACAACAGCTACGGCGTGGGTTTGGGTTTCCGCTGTGCCCGGACGGTGGAAAGTGAAGGCGTGATGCAGGCCCGGACGTTCTACATGGAAGCGCTGATCCAGATGGGAGCTGAGAAATACGGGAAGGCCATGCACTCCATTGGCAGGGCGATCAAGATGGATCCGCAGAACGAGGAGTACCGGACCTTGGAAGGAATGATCAAAAAGCAGGTAAATTGA
- a CDS encoding formylglycine-generating enzyme family protein, with the protein MKPERNRQMVKPAIQQWWAVLIWTMCMFGAGLSPANAGQVELSRDPVKMVWVQEGPFLMGNVEGSGRDDERPQREVFVDGFYIDSVEVTNTRYLAYIKSAHRKEPPNPYGDGPLSGEKDIGKRPVVQITWYDAVDYCLWAGKRLPTEAEWEKAARGTDGRMFPWGGDPRLQNAANFAHNWEDRNTLWPVGSQPQNASPYGVLDMAGNVREWVADWYSPDYYRWGPVRNPQGPGQGILKVIRGGSWHSFAADIRTAARGKGGFALKTDGIGFRCAQSVKDKEMKEARP; encoded by the coding sequence ATGAAGCCGGAACGCAACCGACAAATGGTGAAGCCCGCCATTCAACAATGGTGGGCCGTTTTGATCTGGACGATGTGCATGTTCGGAGCGGGCCTGTCGCCTGCCAATGCGGGGCAGGTGGAACTCAGCCGGGATCCGGTAAAAATGGTCTGGGTTCAGGAAGGACCGTTTTTGATGGGCAACGTCGAGGGCTCGGGCCGCGACGACGAGCGGCCCCAGCGGGAGGTATTCGTGGACGGTTTTTACATCGATTCGGTGGAGGTGACCAACACCCGTTACCTCGCCTACATAAAATCCGCTCACCGCAAGGAACCGCCCAATCCTTATGGAGACGGGCCCCTTTCCGGGGAAAAGGACATTGGGAAACGGCCGGTGGTGCAGATCACCTGGTACGACGCGGTGGACTACTGTCTCTGGGCGGGAAAGCGTTTGCCCACCGAAGCGGAGTGGGAAAAAGCGGCACGCGGCACCGATGGCCGCATGTTCCCCTGGGGCGGGGACCCGCGTTTGCAGAATGCCGCCAACTTCGCCCACAACTGGGAGGACCGCAACACCCTGTGGCCGGTGGGATCCCAACCGCAAAACGCTTCTCCCTATGGCGTGCTCGATATGGCGGGCAACGTCCGCGAATGGGTGGCCGACTGGTACAGCCCGGATTATTACAGGTGGGGACCCGTGCGCAATCCCCAGGGGCCCGGGCAGGGCATTCTTAAAGTCATTCGGGGCGGCTCCTGGCACAGCTTTGCGGCAGATATTCGAACGGCAGCGCGCGGCAAGGGCGGGTTCGCGCTCAAAACCGACGGCATCGGATTCCGCTGTGCGCAAAGCGTGAAAGACAAGGAAATGAAGGAGGCCAGACCATGA
- a CDS encoding response regulator, giving the protein MNILLIGPDREQGTILEQYLKLGHYGKQLEFSHANTMREVVLCVLHETFDLIVVDPDFPTLGGLGLIKVLEDNVPNTPIVAVHLNPVNRCDFKCPMLCVEYGAQWHFNRVADLERVIEWLNVACQSN; this is encoded by the coding sequence ATGAACATTTTACTCATTGGACCTGACAGGGAGCAGGGAACCATCCTCGAACAATACCTGAAACTGGGACATTACGGAAAGCAACTTGAATTTTCGCATGCCAACACCATGAGAGAGGTGGTGCTGTGCGTGCTCCATGAAACCTTCGACCTGATTGTGGTGGACCCGGATTTTCCCACTTTGGGGGGCCTGGGATTGATCAAGGTCTTGGAGGACAACGTACCGAATACGCCGATTGTGGCGGTCCACCTGAATCCTGTAAATCGATGCGATTTTAAATGCCCCATGTTGTGCGTGGAGTACGGGGCTCAATGGCATTTCAACCGGGTTGCGGACCTGGAAAGGGTCATTGAATGGCTGAACGTGGCTTGCCAATCAAATTGA
- a CDS encoding cache domain-containing protein — translation MFQEFIEILNTRIEVVKFDSSTQSYSLNVIAQIKDDLNRVIGLLKAGFNLRFVSTALDNLKKESNYHSLQYYLLNGQGHVVLTSRHTGLTLEERSDPESPYHQEIREWEPVKRVLNGRNGFHPAWER, via the coding sequence GTGTTTCAGGAATTCATTGAAATCCTGAACACCCGGATTGAGGTTGTAAAGTTCGATTCCAGTACGCAGTCCTATTCCCTCAACGTGATTGCCCAGATCAAGGATGATCTGAATCGGGTCATCGGCCTGCTCAAGGCGGGATTCAACCTGCGTTTCGTCAGCACGGCTCTGGATAATTTGAAGAAGGAATCGAACTATCACAGCCTGCAGTATTACCTGTTGAACGGACAGGGCCACGTGGTCCTGACCAGCCGCCATACGGGCCTGACCCTGGAGGAAAGGTCCGACCCCGAGAGCCCTTACCATCAGGAAATCCGTGAATGGGAACCGGTAAAGCGGGTTCTCAATGGCCGAAATGGATTCCATCCCGCCTGGGAAAGGTGA